A genomic stretch from Chiloscyllium punctatum isolate Juve2018m chromosome 40, sChiPun1.3, whole genome shotgun sequence includes:
- the LOC140464736 gene encoding uncharacterized protein isoform X6 produces the protein MFKNGIETTESKSITSKKQIEVNITVEQNKRYDGKCKFKSKKKKTKKSEMEQILLEITDVEVCRKLKMKKKKRKSTRSSISDEEQGAKIDRNIVKGHSQESEIDEASYHLKKKKKKKKKFKTNEHSDPQSTCEKGTSNISENDQSRVQVESDCNIKKKKKINFENSDAEEGFTKSKMSNNTADKLDNTAEVSCVVEAKSVKRKKKKKRSHSEDFDTSENEKSTKKWQRDINDKFKAGNDKSNQEDRKKQKDEQILDTLETKCTKKKKKRKLHAEESEEVHKGGMAKKRKEVEQIENNIEYISKSHRKRKISTETKGEGIETNLDKTNNICKLHHSSETAKGKKQETTLNVLEDSVKIKTKTKRKKKDVSSVMQVCKIKEELCDNDDLQIMSEKKGNVFEVTIDKARRQALQEEIDKLSGKTGTSETKASPEIKPRVSHAFPPYRQADDHSRRFKVWIKSVSFPFNLEAFTIVVQFQPGTLTN, from the exons ATGTTCAAAAATGGCATTGAAACAACTGAATCAAAATCTATAACTAGTAAAAAGCAAATTGAAGTAAACATCACTGTCGAGCAAAACAAAAGATATGATGGAAAGTGCAAATTTAAAAGCAAAAAAAAGAAAACTAAGAAGTCTGAAATGGAACAGATTCTGCTGGAAATAACTGATGTTGAAGTCTGCAGGAAACTAAAAatgaagaaaaagaaaagaaaatctaCAAGGTCAAGTATTAGTGATGAGGAACAAGGCGCCAAGATTGACAGAAACATAGTAAAAGGTCATTCACAAGAGAGTGAAATTGATGAGGCCTCGTatcatttaaaaaagaaaaagaaaaagaaaaaaaaattcaaaacaaatGAACATTCTGACCCTCAAAGTACATGTGAGAAAGGAACAAGTAATATCAGTGAGAATGACCAAAGCAGAGTTCAAGTTGAAAGTGACTGTAACattaagaaaaagaaaaaaataaattttgAAAATTCTGATGCGGAAGAGGGATTCACTAAAAGTAAGATGTCAAATAATACGGCAGACAAATTGGACAACACAGCAGAAGTGTCTTGTGTTGTTGAAGCCAAAagtgtcaagagaaagaagaaaaagaaacgcTCTCATTCTGAGGATTTTGACACATCTGAAAATGAAAAATCAACGAAGAAATGGCAAAGAGATATTAATGATAAGTTTAAAGCTGGGAATGACAAATCTAATCAAGAAGACAGAAAGAAACAAAAGGATGAACAAATTCTGGATACACTAGAGACAAAATGCacgaaaaagaaaaagaaacgaAAGCTACACGCTGAGGAATCAGAAGAAGTGCACAAAGGAGGAATGgctaagaaaagaaaagaagtggaaCAAATAGAAAATAACATAGAATATATCTCAAAATCTCACAGAAAGAGAAAAATATCCACTGAAACTAAAGGAGAAGGAATTGAGACCAATCTGGACAAAACTAACAACATTTGTAAATTACATCACTCCTCTGAGACTGCAAAAGGGAAAAAACAAGAGACAACACTTAATGTTCTTGAAGACTCTGTAAAAATTAAAACGAAAACTAAAAGGAAGAAGAAAGATGTCTCATCTGTGATGCAGGTTTGTAAA ATAAAAGAGGAATTATGCGACAATGATGATTTACAGATTATGTCTGAAAAAAAAGGAAATGTGTTTGAAGTGACGATAGACAAG GCTAGGCGACAAGCTTTGCAAGAAGAGATTGACAAATTATCTGGCAAAACTGGCACTTCAGAAACTAAAGCTTCTCCAGAAATCAAACCAAGA
- the LOC140464736 gene encoding uncharacterized protein isoform X5 — MFKNGIETTESKSITSKKQIEVNITVEQNKRYDGKCKFKSKKKKTKKSEMEQILLEITDVEVCRKLKMKKKKRKSTRSSISDEEQGAKIDRNIVKGHSQESEIDEASYHLKKKKKKKKKFKTNEHSDPQSTCEKGTSNISENDQSRVQVESDCNIKKKKKINFENSDAEEGFTKSKMSNNTADKLDNTAEVSCVVEAKSVKRKKKKKRSHSEDFDTSENEKSTKKWQRDINDKFKAGNDKSNQEDRKKQKDEQILDTLETKCTKKKKKRKLHAEESEEVHKGGMAKKRKEVEQIENNIEYISKSHRKRKISTETKGEGIETNLDKTNNICKLHHSSETAKGKKQETTLNVLEDSVKIKTKTKRKKKDVSSVMQIKEELCDNDDLQIMSEKKGNVFEVTIDKCTGTQWDTATFENTEQKNKFLRLMGGFKTSNQPPSSASSSGKQNVALNKEEEQNLNRTLQKEFDKALNLRQHRGIGLGFQPFSNPANKIFFIDKYASKSTKFNFN; from the exons ATGTTCAAAAATGGCATTGAAACAACTGAATCAAAATCTATAACTAGTAAAAAGCAAATTGAAGTAAACATCACTGTCGAGCAAAACAAAAGATATGATGGAAAGTGCAAATTTAAAAGCAAAAAAAAGAAAACTAAGAAGTCTGAAATGGAACAGATTCTGCTGGAAATAACTGATGTTGAAGTCTGCAGGAAACTAAAAatgaagaaaaagaaaagaaaatctaCAAGGTCAAGTATTAGTGATGAGGAACAAGGCGCCAAGATTGACAGAAACATAGTAAAAGGTCATTCACAAGAGAGTGAAATTGATGAGGCCTCGTatcatttaaaaaagaaaaagaaaaagaaaaaaaaattcaaaacaaatGAACATTCTGACCCTCAAAGTACATGTGAGAAAGGAACAAGTAATATCAGTGAGAATGACCAAAGCAGAGTTCAAGTTGAAAGTGACTGTAACattaagaaaaagaaaaaaataaattttgAAAATTCTGATGCGGAAGAGGGATTCACTAAAAGTAAGATGTCAAATAATACGGCAGACAAATTGGACAACACAGCAGAAGTGTCTTGTGTTGTTGAAGCCAAAagtgtcaagagaaagaagaaaaagaaacgcTCTCATTCTGAGGATTTTGACACATCTGAAAATGAAAAATCAACGAAGAAATGGCAAAGAGATATTAATGATAAGTTTAAAGCTGGGAATGACAAATCTAATCAAGAAGACAGAAAGAAACAAAAGGATGAACAAATTCTGGATACACTAGAGACAAAATGCacgaaaaagaaaaagaaacgaAAGCTACACGCTGAGGAATCAGAAGAAGTGCACAAAGGAGGAATGgctaagaaaagaaaagaagtggaaCAAATAGAAAATAACATAGAATATATCTCAAAATCTCACAGAAAGAGAAAAATATCCACTGAAACTAAAGGAGAAGGAATTGAGACCAATCTGGACAAAACTAACAACATTTGTAAATTACATCACTCCTCTGAGACTGCAAAAGGGAAAAAACAAGAGACAACACTTAATGTTCTTGAAGACTCTGTAAAAATTAAAACGAAAACTAAAAGGAAGAAGAAAGATGTCTCATCTGTGATGCAG ATAAAAGAGGAATTATGCGACAATGATGATTTACAGATTATGTCTGAAAAAAAAGGAAATGTGTTTGAAGTGACGATAGACAAG TGTACTGGCACACAATGGGACACAGCCACTTTTGAAAATACAGAGCAGAAAAACAAGTTTTTGAGACTAATGGGTGGGTTTAAGACCTCAAATCAGCCTCCGTCATCTGCAAGTAGCTCTGGAAAGCAAAATGTGGCACTTAATAAGGAAGAGGAACAAAACTTGAACAGGACACTGCAGAAGGAATTCGACAAAGCATTGAACCTTCGGCAGCATCGAGGAATTGGCCTGGGGTTCCAGCCTTTTTCAAATCCAGCTAACAAAATCTTTTTTATAGACAAGTATGCCTCAAAATCAACAAAGTTCAATTTCAATTAG
- the LOC140464736 gene encoding uncharacterized protein isoform X1 has product MFKNGIETTESKSITSKKQIEVNITVEQNKRYDGKCKFKSKKKKTKKSEMEQILLEITDVEVCRKLKMKKKKRKSTRSSISDEEQGAKIDRNIVKGHSQESEIDEASYHLKKKKKKKKKFKTNEHSDPQSTCEKGTSNISENDQSRVQVESDCNIKKKKKINFENSDAEEGFTKSKMSNNTADKLDNTAEVSCVVEAKSVKRKKKKKRSHSEDFDTSENEKSTKKWQRDINDKFKAGNDKSNQEDRKKQKDEQILDTLETKCTKKKKKRKLHAEESEEVHKGGMAKKRKEVEQIENNIEYISKSHRKRKISTETKGEGIETNLDKTNNICKLHHSSETAKGKKQETTLNVLEDSVKIKTKTKRKKKDVSSVMQVCKIKEELCDNDDLQIMSEKKGNVFEVTIDKARRQALQEEIDKLSGKTGTSETKASPEIKPRCTGTQWDTATFENTEQKNKFLRLMGGFKTSNQPPSSASSSGKQNVALNKEEEQNLNRTLQKEFDKALNLRQHRGIGLGFQPFSNPANKIFFIDKYASKSTKFNFN; this is encoded by the exons ATGTTCAAAAATGGCATTGAAACAACTGAATCAAAATCTATAACTAGTAAAAAGCAAATTGAAGTAAACATCACTGTCGAGCAAAACAAAAGATATGATGGAAAGTGCAAATTTAAAAGCAAAAAAAAGAAAACTAAGAAGTCTGAAATGGAACAGATTCTGCTGGAAATAACTGATGTTGAAGTCTGCAGGAAACTAAAAatgaagaaaaagaaaagaaaatctaCAAGGTCAAGTATTAGTGATGAGGAACAAGGCGCCAAGATTGACAGAAACATAGTAAAAGGTCATTCACAAGAGAGTGAAATTGATGAGGCCTCGTatcatttaaaaaagaaaaagaaaaagaaaaaaaaattcaaaacaaatGAACATTCTGACCCTCAAAGTACATGTGAGAAAGGAACAAGTAATATCAGTGAGAATGACCAAAGCAGAGTTCAAGTTGAAAGTGACTGTAACattaagaaaaagaaaaaaataaattttgAAAATTCTGATGCGGAAGAGGGATTCACTAAAAGTAAGATGTCAAATAATACGGCAGACAAATTGGACAACACAGCAGAAGTGTCTTGTGTTGTTGAAGCCAAAagtgtcaagagaaagaagaaaaagaaacgcTCTCATTCTGAGGATTTTGACACATCTGAAAATGAAAAATCAACGAAGAAATGGCAAAGAGATATTAATGATAAGTTTAAAGCTGGGAATGACAAATCTAATCAAGAAGACAGAAAGAAACAAAAGGATGAACAAATTCTGGATACACTAGAGACAAAATGCacgaaaaagaaaaagaaacgaAAGCTACACGCTGAGGAATCAGAAGAAGTGCACAAAGGAGGAATGgctaagaaaagaaaagaagtggaaCAAATAGAAAATAACATAGAATATATCTCAAAATCTCACAGAAAGAGAAAAATATCCACTGAAACTAAAGGAGAAGGAATTGAGACCAATCTGGACAAAACTAACAACATTTGTAAATTACATCACTCCTCTGAGACTGCAAAAGGGAAAAAACAAGAGACAACACTTAATGTTCTTGAAGACTCTGTAAAAATTAAAACGAAAACTAAAAGGAAGAAGAAAGATGTCTCATCTGTGATGCAGGTTTGTAAA ATAAAAGAGGAATTATGCGACAATGATGATTTACAGATTATGTCTGAAAAAAAAGGAAATGTGTTTGAAGTGACGATAGACAAG GCTAGGCGACAAGCTTTGCAAGAAGAGATTGACAAATTATCTGGCAAAACTGGCACTTCAGAAACTAAAGCTTCTCCAGAAATCAAACCAAGA TGTACTGGCACACAATGGGACACAGCCACTTTTGAAAATACAGAGCAGAAAAACAAGTTTTTGAGACTAATGGGTGGGTTTAAGACCTCAAATCAGCCTCCGTCATCTGCAAGTAGCTCTGGAAAGCAAAATGTGGCACTTAATAAGGAAGAGGAACAAAACTTGAACAGGACACTGCAGAAGGAATTCGACAAAGCATTGAACCTTCGGCAGCATCGAGGAATTGGCCTGGGGTTCCAGCCTTTTTCAAATCCAGCTAACAAAATCTTTTTTATAGACAAGTATGCCTCAAAATCAACAAAGTTCAATTTCAATTAG
- the LOC140464736 gene encoding uncharacterized protein isoform X4, producing MFKNGIETTESKSITSKKQIEVNITVEQNKRYDGKCKFKSKKKKTKKSEMEQILLEITDVEVCRKLKMKKKKRKSTRSSISDEEQGAKIDRNIVKGHSQESEIDEASYHLKKKKKKKKKFKTNEHSDPQSTCEKGTSNISENDQSRVQVESDCNIKKKKKINFENSDAEEGFTKSKMSNNTADKLDNTAEVSCVVEAKSVKRKKKKKRSHSEDFDTSENEKSTKKWQRDINDKFKAGNDKSNQEDRKKQKDEQILDTLETKCTKKKKKRKLHAEESEEVHKGGMAKKRKEVEQIENNIEYISKSHRKRKISTETKGEGIETNLDKTNNICKLHHSSETAKGKKQETTLNVLEDSVKIKTKTKRKKKDVSSVMQVCKIKEELCDNDDLQIMSEKKGNVFEVTIDKCTGTQWDTATFENTEQKNKFLRLMGGFKTSNQPPSSASSSGKQNVALNKEEEQNLNRTLQKEFDKALNLRQHRGIGLGFQPFSNPANKIFFIDKYASKSTKFNFN from the exons ATGTTCAAAAATGGCATTGAAACAACTGAATCAAAATCTATAACTAGTAAAAAGCAAATTGAAGTAAACATCACTGTCGAGCAAAACAAAAGATATGATGGAAAGTGCAAATTTAAAAGCAAAAAAAAGAAAACTAAGAAGTCTGAAATGGAACAGATTCTGCTGGAAATAACTGATGTTGAAGTCTGCAGGAAACTAAAAatgaagaaaaagaaaagaaaatctaCAAGGTCAAGTATTAGTGATGAGGAACAAGGCGCCAAGATTGACAGAAACATAGTAAAAGGTCATTCACAAGAGAGTGAAATTGATGAGGCCTCGTatcatttaaaaaagaaaaagaaaaagaaaaaaaaattcaaaacaaatGAACATTCTGACCCTCAAAGTACATGTGAGAAAGGAACAAGTAATATCAGTGAGAATGACCAAAGCAGAGTTCAAGTTGAAAGTGACTGTAACattaagaaaaagaaaaaaataaattttgAAAATTCTGATGCGGAAGAGGGATTCACTAAAAGTAAGATGTCAAATAATACGGCAGACAAATTGGACAACACAGCAGAAGTGTCTTGTGTTGTTGAAGCCAAAagtgtcaagagaaagaagaaaaagaaacgcTCTCATTCTGAGGATTTTGACACATCTGAAAATGAAAAATCAACGAAGAAATGGCAAAGAGATATTAATGATAAGTTTAAAGCTGGGAATGACAAATCTAATCAAGAAGACAGAAAGAAACAAAAGGATGAACAAATTCTGGATACACTAGAGACAAAATGCacgaaaaagaaaaagaaacgaAAGCTACACGCTGAGGAATCAGAAGAAGTGCACAAAGGAGGAATGgctaagaaaagaaaagaagtggaaCAAATAGAAAATAACATAGAATATATCTCAAAATCTCACAGAAAGAGAAAAATATCCACTGAAACTAAAGGAGAAGGAATTGAGACCAATCTGGACAAAACTAACAACATTTGTAAATTACATCACTCCTCTGAGACTGCAAAAGGGAAAAAACAAGAGACAACACTTAATGTTCTTGAAGACTCTGTAAAAATTAAAACGAAAACTAAAAGGAAGAAGAAAGATGTCTCATCTGTGATGCAGGTTTGTAAA ATAAAAGAGGAATTATGCGACAATGATGATTTACAGATTATGTCTGAAAAAAAAGGAAATGTGTTTGAAGTGACGATAGACAAG TGTACTGGCACACAATGGGACACAGCCACTTTTGAAAATACAGAGCAGAAAAACAAGTTTTTGAGACTAATGGGTGGGTTTAAGACCTCAAATCAGCCTCCGTCATCTGCAAGTAGCTCTGGAAAGCAAAATGTGGCACTTAATAAGGAAGAGGAACAAAACTTGAACAGGACACTGCAGAAGGAATTCGACAAAGCATTGAACCTTCGGCAGCATCGAGGAATTGGCCTGGGGTTCCAGCCTTTTTCAAATCCAGCTAACAAAATCTTTTTTATAGACAAGTATGCCTCAAAATCAACAAAGTTCAATTTCAATTAG
- the LOC140464736 gene encoding uncharacterized protein isoform X3 yields the protein MFKNGIETTESKSITSKKQIEVNITVEQNKRYDGKCKFKSKKKKTKKSEMEQILLEITDVEVCRKLKMKKKKRKSTRSSISDEEQGAKIDRNIVKGHSQESEIDEASYHLKKKKKKKKKFKTNEHSDPQSTCEKGTSNISENDQSRVQVESDCNIKKKKKINFENSDAEEGFTKSKMSNNTADKLDNTAEVSCVVEAKSVKRKKKKKRSHSEDFDTSENEKSTKKWQRDINDKFKAGNDKSNQEDRKKQKDEQILDTLETKCTKKKKKRKLHAEESEEVHKGGMAKKRKEVEQIENNIEYISKSHRKRKISTETKGEGIETNLDKTNNICKLHHSSETAKGKKQETTLNVLEDSVKIKTKTKRKKKDVSSVMQVCKARRQALQEEIDKLSGKTGTSETKASPEIKPRCTGTQWDTATFENTEQKNKFLRLMGGFKTSNQPPSSASSSGKQNVALNKEEEQNLNRTLQKEFDKALNLRQHRGIGLGFQPFSNPANKIFFIDKYASKSTKFNFN from the exons ATGTTCAAAAATGGCATTGAAACAACTGAATCAAAATCTATAACTAGTAAAAAGCAAATTGAAGTAAACATCACTGTCGAGCAAAACAAAAGATATGATGGAAAGTGCAAATTTAAAAGCAAAAAAAAGAAAACTAAGAAGTCTGAAATGGAACAGATTCTGCTGGAAATAACTGATGTTGAAGTCTGCAGGAAACTAAAAatgaagaaaaagaaaagaaaatctaCAAGGTCAAGTATTAGTGATGAGGAACAAGGCGCCAAGATTGACAGAAACATAGTAAAAGGTCATTCACAAGAGAGTGAAATTGATGAGGCCTCGTatcatttaaaaaagaaaaagaaaaagaaaaaaaaattcaaaacaaatGAACATTCTGACCCTCAAAGTACATGTGAGAAAGGAACAAGTAATATCAGTGAGAATGACCAAAGCAGAGTTCAAGTTGAAAGTGACTGTAACattaagaaaaagaaaaaaataaattttgAAAATTCTGATGCGGAAGAGGGATTCACTAAAAGTAAGATGTCAAATAATACGGCAGACAAATTGGACAACACAGCAGAAGTGTCTTGTGTTGTTGAAGCCAAAagtgtcaagagaaagaagaaaaagaaacgcTCTCATTCTGAGGATTTTGACACATCTGAAAATGAAAAATCAACGAAGAAATGGCAAAGAGATATTAATGATAAGTTTAAAGCTGGGAATGACAAATCTAATCAAGAAGACAGAAAGAAACAAAAGGATGAACAAATTCTGGATACACTAGAGACAAAATGCacgaaaaagaaaaagaaacgaAAGCTACACGCTGAGGAATCAGAAGAAGTGCACAAAGGAGGAATGgctaagaaaagaaaagaagtggaaCAAATAGAAAATAACATAGAATATATCTCAAAATCTCACAGAAAGAGAAAAATATCCACTGAAACTAAAGGAGAAGGAATTGAGACCAATCTGGACAAAACTAACAACATTTGTAAATTACATCACTCCTCTGAGACTGCAAAAGGGAAAAAACAAGAGACAACACTTAATGTTCTTGAAGACTCTGTAAAAATTAAAACGAAAACTAAAAGGAAGAAGAAAGATGTCTCATCTGTGATGCAGGTTTGTAAA GCTAGGCGACAAGCTTTGCAAGAAGAGATTGACAAATTATCTGGCAAAACTGGCACTTCAGAAACTAAAGCTTCTCCAGAAATCAAACCAAGA TGTACTGGCACACAATGGGACACAGCCACTTTTGAAAATACAGAGCAGAAAAACAAGTTTTTGAGACTAATGGGTGGGTTTAAGACCTCAAATCAGCCTCCGTCATCTGCAAGTAGCTCTGGAAAGCAAAATGTGGCACTTAATAAGGAAGAGGAACAAAACTTGAACAGGACACTGCAGAAGGAATTCGACAAAGCATTGAACCTTCGGCAGCATCGAGGAATTGGCCTGGGGTTCCAGCCTTTTTCAAATCCAGCTAACAAAATCTTTTTTATAGACAAGTATGCCTCAAAATCAACAAAGTTCAATTTCAATTAG
- the LOC140464736 gene encoding uncharacterized protein isoform X2, with protein MFKNGIETTESKSITSKKQIEVNITVEQNKRYDGKCKFKSKKKKTKKSEMEQILLEITDVEVCRKLKMKKKKRKSTRSSISDEEQGAKIDRNIVKGHSQESEIDEASYHLKKKKKKKKKFKTNEHSDPQSTCEKGTSNISENDQSRVQVESDCNIKKKKKINFENSDAEEGFTKSKMSNNTADKLDNTAEVSCVVEAKSVKRKKKKKRSHSEDFDTSENEKSTKKWQRDINDKFKAGNDKSNQEDRKKQKDEQILDTLETKCTKKKKKRKLHAEESEEVHKGGMAKKRKEVEQIENNIEYISKSHRKRKISTETKGEGIETNLDKTNNICKLHHSSETAKGKKQETTLNVLEDSVKIKTKTKRKKKDVSSVMQIKEELCDNDDLQIMSEKKGNVFEVTIDKARRQALQEEIDKLSGKTGTSETKASPEIKPRCTGTQWDTATFENTEQKNKFLRLMGGFKTSNQPPSSASSSGKQNVALNKEEEQNLNRTLQKEFDKALNLRQHRGIGLGFQPFSNPANKIFFIDKYASKSTKFNFN; from the exons ATGTTCAAAAATGGCATTGAAACAACTGAATCAAAATCTATAACTAGTAAAAAGCAAATTGAAGTAAACATCACTGTCGAGCAAAACAAAAGATATGATGGAAAGTGCAAATTTAAAAGCAAAAAAAAGAAAACTAAGAAGTCTGAAATGGAACAGATTCTGCTGGAAATAACTGATGTTGAAGTCTGCAGGAAACTAAAAatgaagaaaaagaaaagaaaatctaCAAGGTCAAGTATTAGTGATGAGGAACAAGGCGCCAAGATTGACAGAAACATAGTAAAAGGTCATTCACAAGAGAGTGAAATTGATGAGGCCTCGTatcatttaaaaaagaaaaagaaaaagaaaaaaaaattcaaaacaaatGAACATTCTGACCCTCAAAGTACATGTGAGAAAGGAACAAGTAATATCAGTGAGAATGACCAAAGCAGAGTTCAAGTTGAAAGTGACTGTAACattaagaaaaagaaaaaaataaattttgAAAATTCTGATGCGGAAGAGGGATTCACTAAAAGTAAGATGTCAAATAATACGGCAGACAAATTGGACAACACAGCAGAAGTGTCTTGTGTTGTTGAAGCCAAAagtgtcaagagaaagaagaaaaagaaacgcTCTCATTCTGAGGATTTTGACACATCTGAAAATGAAAAATCAACGAAGAAATGGCAAAGAGATATTAATGATAAGTTTAAAGCTGGGAATGACAAATCTAATCAAGAAGACAGAAAGAAACAAAAGGATGAACAAATTCTGGATACACTAGAGACAAAATGCacgaaaaagaaaaagaaacgaAAGCTACACGCTGAGGAATCAGAAGAAGTGCACAAAGGAGGAATGgctaagaaaagaaaagaagtggaaCAAATAGAAAATAACATAGAATATATCTCAAAATCTCACAGAAAGAGAAAAATATCCACTGAAACTAAAGGAGAAGGAATTGAGACCAATCTGGACAAAACTAACAACATTTGTAAATTACATCACTCCTCTGAGACTGCAAAAGGGAAAAAACAAGAGACAACACTTAATGTTCTTGAAGACTCTGTAAAAATTAAAACGAAAACTAAAAGGAAGAAGAAAGATGTCTCATCTGTGATGCAG ATAAAAGAGGAATTATGCGACAATGATGATTTACAGATTATGTCTGAAAAAAAAGGAAATGTGTTTGAAGTGACGATAGACAAG GCTAGGCGACAAGCTTTGCAAGAAGAGATTGACAAATTATCTGGCAAAACTGGCACTTCAGAAACTAAAGCTTCTCCAGAAATCAAACCAAGA TGTACTGGCACACAATGGGACACAGCCACTTTTGAAAATACAGAGCAGAAAAACAAGTTTTTGAGACTAATGGGTGGGTTTAAGACCTCAAATCAGCCTCCGTCATCTGCAAGTAGCTCTGGAAAGCAAAATGTGGCACTTAATAAGGAAGAGGAACAAAACTTGAACAGGACACTGCAGAAGGAATTCGACAAAGCATTGAACCTTCGGCAGCATCGAGGAATTGGCCTGGGGTTCCAGCCTTTTTCAAATCCAGCTAACAAAATCTTTTTTATAGACAAGTATGCCTCAAAATCAACAAAGTTCAATTTCAATTAG